The Cytobacillus sp. NJ13 sequence ATTGAAATGGTGCCTCCGGTGTGTATAACAAGTATCTTTTTTTTCTCCATGTTAATCCCCCAATTTTAGCTTTGAATTAAATTATGATGCGAAATATTTGTTTTCCAATATTTGAATAATCATTTTAATTCTTTCTATATCATGATACGATTAAGAAAACAGATTGAAAAGAGGGCAGCTCATGCTGGGAATATTATCCGCTGGCATCGCGCCGGGGTTGGCACTATTAAGCTATTTTTATTTAAAAGATCAATATGAGTCTGAACCCATATCAATGGTTTTTAAAACTTTTTTGTTTGGTGCTTTGCTCGTGTTCCCCATCATGTTTATCCAGTATGTTTTAGAGACTGAAGGGGTGCTTCAATCCAGTTTGATGGATGCATTTCTGTCCTCAAGCCTGCTGGAAGAATTCTTTAAATGGTTTATATTATTTTATACTATTTATCAGCATATAACATTTGATGAACCATATGATGGAATTGTGTATGGTGCTTCTGTGTCACTTGGCTTCGCCACTGCAGAAAATATCTTCTATCTCGTCGCGCTCGGTGTGGAACACGCTCTTGGAAGGGCCTTGCTTCCGGTTTCCAGTCATGCTCTCTTTGGTGTTATCATGGGCTATTATATAGGAAAAGGAAAATTCTCGGCAACCTCGACAAAAAAATGGATAGCCTTCTCGCTCTTTATACCTTTTCTCCTTCACGGTATTTACGACTACATCCTGATTTCCCTAAAACATTGGATTTTTATCATGTTTCCCTTTATGATTTTCCTTTGGTGGCTGGGCTTAAGAAAAGTCAAAAAAGCAAGGGCACATAGCGTGAACCACATGAATAATCAATTCGATATACAGAAAACTCTCCATTCCTGATGGAGGGTTTTTTATTTTGCCGAAAACCGCTCCTAAAGTAAAAAGACACAAGTTATTGAATAAAAAGCCAAGGACTACAAAAAATAGGGTCAATGAAAAAAGATTGACTTTTGGAGGTTTAAATCCATGAAAAAGAATTTTTTGGCAGGAAAGGTTCTTCTCATAATCTCGCTTTGTGTTCTGGGAATTCCATTGAGCGGGAATATGGACAAAGCTAATGCCTTTTCGAACCAGGTTATCCAGCACGGAGCAGTGGGAGATGATGTAATCGAGCTTCAGTCCCGCCTGCAGTATTTAGGATTTTACAATGGGAAAATCGATGGAGTTTTTGGGTGGGGAACCTATTGGGCGCTTAGGAATTTTCAATATGAATTCGGACTTCCGATAGACGGGCTTGCTGGCCAGGAAACAAAAAACAAGCTTGCGAAAGCATCCAAATATAACGAGCAGTATGTGAAAGAACAAATCAATAAGGGCAATAAATTTACCCATTATGGCGGAGTGGACACTGAAAAGCAGACTAAGCCACAGCAAGGTGGATCTTCCGGGGGAACGGCACAGCAGCAGGAAGCTCCTAAAAAGCCAACTGCTGCAAATGTGCCTAACGGATTCTCAGAAAATGATATCCAGCTGATGGCGAATGCTGTTTATGGAGAATCAAGAGGGGAACCGTACACAGGCCAGGTGGCAGTTGCCGCAGTAATCTTAAACCGTGTAGACAGTGCTTCATTTCCAAACACTGTTTCTGGCGTTATATTTGAGCCTCGTGCTTTTACTGCCGTTGCCGATGGACAGATATGGTTAACGCCGAATGATACAGCAAAAAAAGCCGTCCTTGATGCCATCAATGGATGGGATCCAACAGGCGAGGCACTGTATTACTTTAATCCGGATACAGCTACAAGCGGATGGATTTGGACACGGCCGCAAATCAAGCAGATTGGAAAACATATATTCTGTAAATAGAGGGGTGAATGATCATGCTTAGAGGAATTCTCATAGGCGTACTTGCAC is a genomic window containing:
- the sleB gene encoding spore cortex-lytic enzyme; the encoded protein is MKKNFLAGKVLLIISLCVLGIPLSGNMDKANAFSNQVIQHGAVGDDVIELQSRLQYLGFYNGKIDGVFGWGTYWALRNFQYEFGLPIDGLAGQETKNKLAKASKYNEQYVKEQINKGNKFTHYGGVDTEKQTKPQQGGSSGGTAQQQEAPKKPTAANVPNGFSENDIQLMANAVYGESRGEPYTGQVAVAAVILNRVDSASFPNTVSGVIFEPRAFTAVADGQIWLTPNDTAKKAVLDAINGWDPTGEALYYFNPDTATSGWIWTRPQIKQIGKHIFCK
- the prsW gene encoding glutamic-type intramembrane protease PrsW encodes the protein MLGILSAGIAPGLALLSYFYLKDQYESEPISMVFKTFLFGALLVFPIMFIQYVLETEGVLQSSLMDAFLSSSLLEEFFKWFILFYTIYQHITFDEPYDGIVYGASVSLGFATAENIFYLVALGVEHALGRALLPVSSHALFGVIMGYYIGKGKFSATSTKKWIAFSLFIPFLLHGIYDYILISLKHWIFIMFPFMIFLWWLGLRKVKKARAHSVNHMNNQFDIQKTLHS